DNA sequence from the Sulfurimonas sp. HSL3-7 genome:
GAACTTCCCTGTTTCGCCTTGACAGAGCCGCTTGTAGGCAGCGATGCGACCTCGATCAGGTCGGAAGGGATCCTTTTCAAAGATGAAAGCGGCAAGGTGAAGATCCGGCTGAACTTTGAAAAACGCTACATCACCCTGGGGGCTGTCGCCACTTTGATAGGGCTTGCTTTTGTCCTCAAGGACCCTGATGACATTCTCGGAAGAGGAGAAGAGCTAGGGATCACCTTTGCCTTGGTGCCGAATACACTCAAGGGAATCGACCAGGGCTATCGACACGATCCCCTCGGCGTCCCTTTTATCAACTCATCACTTTACGGCAAAGATGTCATTCTGGAGATCGATATGATAGTCGGTGCTGAAGAGGGTATCGGTGAAGGGTGGAAGATGCTGATGGAGTCGCTTTCCGTCGGCCGGGGTATCTCGCTTCCTTCTACCAGCAGCGGCGGCATGAAGTTGACGGCGCATGTCGTCGGGGCATACACCGCTATCAGAGAACAGTTCGGTATTTCTGTCTCCCAGTTTGAGGGTATCCAGCATGAACTGGGCCGGATCGCTGCGACGACCTACATGATGGATGCGGCGCGCATTTTTACCATCGGTGCGATCGATGCCGGCGAGAAACCCGCTGTCATCAATGCGGTGATGAAGTACCATGCCACAGAGCGCTTCAGGGACGTGATCAACAGCGGGATGGATCTGATCGGCGGGGCGGGGATCATTCTCGGCGAACGCAACCTTCTTGGCAACCCCTATATGGGCGCGCCGATCGGGATCACGGTCGAAGGGGCCAACATCATGACAAGGACCCTGATTCAGTTCGGTCAGGGCGTTATCCGTTGCCACCCATATGCCTTCGCGGAGATCGAAGCACTTGAGTCCAACGATATTGAAAAGTTTGACCGGCTCTTTTTCTCCCACATCGGTTTTGCGCTGCGCAACCTGGTCAGAATGCTACTGCTTTCGTTGACACGCGGTTACCTCCACTTTACACAGAGAAACCGCTTTATGGCCCGTTATGAACAGAAGCTTGTCTGGAGTTCAGCAGCGTTTGCCTTTATGACCGATGTGGTGATGGGGCTGTACGGCGGCGGGTTCAAAAAAAAGGAGATGCTGAGTGCCCGGTTCGGAGATGTGCTGTCATGGATGTACCTCCTGAGTGCAACGCTGAGACGTTTTGAGTCGGAAGGGATGAAAGAAGAGGAGAAGGTCTATGTCGAGTTCATCAGTGCCTATGCACTCAAAGAGATACAAAATGCCTTTGAGGGTATCTATGCCAATATAGGCTCGGGCTTTGTCAACGTTGTCTTTAAGTTCTTGTTCGGCTTTACGTACAGGCTCAACGCCTTTTCATCCATGCCGGCCGACACACTTTACAGGAGACTGGCCGATAAGCTCTCCGCCGATATGAAAAGCCGGAATCTCCTGACGGAGGGGATCTACCGGCCTGAAGATGAGAAGGAGGCACTTGGCGCTCTCGATGCATGTTTTGCCAAAGTACTTGAAGCCAAATCGGTCAAGACGAAGATCAGAATAGCGCTCAGCACGAAAGAGCTCCAAAAAAGTGCAACGCTGTACGAGGATGCCTTAAACCGTCACGTCATCACTGAACAAGAATATGCTCTGCTTAAAAAAGCAGCGGCGATGAGCGAAGCGGTCGTTCAGGTCGACACCTACAAGATAGACGATTATCTTGCGAGAAAATAAGATGATCGATCTTGTCTACAACTCGACCAGCTTCATGCTCAAAGTTATTGACGCGATCTTAAAGACCAATATTCGTCTCCACGGAGAAGAGCATCTAAAGAAAAATGCTCCGACCCTTTTTGTTGCCAACCATTTCACCCGTTTCGAGACATTGATCATGCCATATGTCATCGATGCAAGAAGTAACAGAAAGATACGTTCTCTGGCCGACCGCTCACTTTTTATCGGGCTTCTCGGTACCTACCTGAAACACTCGGGAGCACTCTCCACTGCAGATGCCGACCGCAACGATATTATCATCGGCGATCTAATGTGCGGTCGGAACAACTGGATCATCTACCCCGAAGGTTTTATGCTCAAAAACAAGAAGGTGACCATGAATGAGGGGGAATTTTTTACCGATATACCGAGGCATCGCGGTGCTGTTTTCAGCGGTGCCGCATTGATGGCACTGGAGGCGGAGGATAGAAAAAAGAGTTTCAAAGCCGCCCAAAAAGAGCAGGACCACACGAAGCTTGACTTCCTTCGTGCAAAATTCTTTTTTGGATGCAATGAGGAGAGTGTCTATCAAAGCACCCATATCACCCCGGTAAACATCACCTACTATCCGCTTCGTCCCGGCCACAATGCCCTGATGAACCTCGCCGGTCTGCTGGCCGGCGAAGATGCATCCCAACAGACACTCGAAGAGATCGAGATCGAGGGAAACCTCTTAAACAGTGCCGAAATACATGTCCGCTTCTGCACGCCTATCGACATCTCACACTATACGCTCGATTTTGATCTCTCAGACAAAGATGTCGCAAAGAGACTACGGCATCGATTGACCACCGATTTTATGGAGGTGATCTACCAGAACGTCCTTGTGACCATCGATCACCTTTTCAGCGTCATCCTTGAAAAGCATACCCAAGCAATAGTTACAAAAGAGTACCTTAAACAGCTGCTCTACCTTCTCGCCAGCAAGATTCATGATGCCGGTATATACCATTGTCACGAGAGTATCAGCGAACCGTTGCTGCATCTCTTTTCGGATGAAGGCTACGCACCGTATGAAGATATACTTTTTTTAGCCCTGCGGCAGAATATCCTGAAAGAGGCCGGCGCTGATAGCTATCAGATCAACCACAGGCTCTACCGCGACGACAGCGATTTTCACCGGGTACGCCTTACCAATACACTGCGTGTGATCTATAACGAAGTGGCCTTACTCAAAGATCTGCACCAAAGCACCGACGAGGTACTGGCATTGAAGCCGCAACGACTCGCACTAGATGTTTTCTATACGATCTTTCGCCGTGATCTCGCTATCTACCATGAGGATTACAAGCAGTTCTACTCCGTCATGTACTCCAAAGCCAAGGAAGTGGGCGAACCCTTTGTCCTTTATGATGAAACGTTTACTGCAGGGATCGTCTTTGCCCACGGACTGAAATCGACGCCCAGCGAAATACGTGATATCAGTGAATACCTGCATCAAAGAGGGT
Encoded proteins:
- a CDS encoding acyl-CoA dehydrogenase is translated as MAYLLASLLTLVLITLWFKGTRFVTWSAVLILVLWAWYTPSPLFWTIYLPLNTLLLYPPLRRKLFTAHIVALMQKKHLMPKISETEKIALRAGTLWVDGEFFSGKPDFDSILSKPYPSLSKEEKAFLENEVNTLCAMTNDHQVFQKRDLPPEVWTYMKEHRFFGMIIPKEYGGLGFTALGHSAVVQKLASRSQVLAITAMVPNSIGPAELILEHGTQHQKEYYLPRLADGRELPCFALTEPLVGSDATSIRSEGILFKDESGKVKIRLNFEKRYITLGAVATLIGLAFVLKDPDDILGRGEELGITFALVPNTLKGIDQGYRHDPLGVPFINSSLYGKDVILEIDMIVGAEEGIGEGWKMLMESLSVGRGISLPSTSSGGMKLTAHVVGAYTAIREQFGISVSQFEGIQHELGRIAATTYMMDAARIFTIGAIDAGEKPAVINAVMKYHATERFRDVINSGMDLIGGAGIILGERNLLGNPYMGAPIGITVEGANIMTRTLIQFGQGVIRCHPYAFAEIEALESNDIEKFDRLFFSHIGFALRNLVRMLLLSLTRGYLHFTQRNRFMARYEQKLVWSSAAFAFMTDVVMGLYGGGFKKKEMLSARFGDVLSWMYLLSATLRRFESEGMKEEEKVYVEFISAYALKEIQNAFEGIYANIGSGFVNVVFKFLFGFTYRLNAFSSMPADTLYRRLADKLSADMKSRNLLTEGIYRPEDEKEALGALDACFAKVLEAKSVKTKIRIALSTKELQKSATLYEDALNRHVITEQEYALLKKAAAMSEAVVQVDTYKIDDYLARK
- a CDS encoding alpha/beta fold hydrolase; amino-acid sequence: MIDLVYNSTSFMLKVIDAILKTNIRLHGEEHLKKNAPTLFVANHFTRFETLIMPYVIDARSNRKIRSLADRSLFIGLLGTYLKHSGALSTADADRNDIIIGDLMCGRNNWIIYPEGFMLKNKKVTMNEGEFFTDIPRHRGAVFSGAALMALEAEDRKKSFKAAQKEQDHTKLDFLRAKFFFGCNEESVYQSTHITPVNITYYPLRPGHNALMNLAGLLAGEDASQQTLEEIEIEGNLLNSAEIHVRFCTPIDISHYTLDFDLSDKDVAKRLRHRLTTDFMEVIYQNVLVTIDHLFSVILEKHTQAIVTKEYLKQLLYLLASKIHDAGIYHCHESISEPLLHLFSDEGYAPYEDILFLALRQNILKEAGADSYQINHRLYRDDSDFHRVRLTNTLRVIYNEVALLKDLHQSTDEVLALKPQRLALDVFYTIFRRDLAIYHEDYKQFYSVMYSKAKEVGEPFVLYDETFTAGIVFAHGLKSTPSEIRDISEYLHQRGYNVYGVRLKGHGTLAQDLRDVKYTEWLESFNRGYAAMRQVCKKIYLGGFSTGGLVALLSAAKKQYPVEGIICINSALELRDIRVNYVVPTLHAVNDFLSLFNADVNYIEHESDYPEINYSRLYISTLAQLRSLMLETKKALSQIDAPLLVIQGEYDPIVDPKSAQVLMNSIASKHKELYMPLRNTHVIIKGEGSEEIFKRVVVFINKRENHAS